A single genomic interval of uncultured Pseudodesulfovibrio sp. harbors:
- a CDS encoding sigma-54 dependent transcriptional regulator — protein sequence MTAQTVLFIAEPQSVTAIFPTLKEAGLQAGLADNITGALGFIKKSKPCLVFCRPTFQGFDAKALLEQAQAIEDFPPVVIFSANGSAEEATAYLELGARDYWIEPLVWEKIKLVLPEEKPEPAPVPTPKAPVAPVASGTSPMPSRFQIIGRHQAVLRVLALAKQVARSKATVLISGESGTGKEMFARYLHHNSDRADKSFVAINCAALPEHLLESELFGHEKGAFTGAINRKLGKFELADGGTILLDEITEMDLGLQAKLLRVLQESEFDRVGGVETVNVDVRVLATTNRDIEGTVKEGKFRQDLFYRLNVIPLKLPALKDRGEDVVLLAEYFTNKFCATYGLGQLAFTEDAKKWLMSYDWPGNVRELQNLMERAVLLAGQGPIQPRHFLMGDEEWVPDDLAAVDADQQAVSEAAPPTSPEEALSVMPIHEMEKRLILKSLEETTGNRTRAAELLGISVRTLRNKLNEYKKQGVEV from the coding sequence ATGACGGCTCAAACAGTGCTCTTCATCGCGGAACCCCAATCCGTCACAGCCATCTTTCCGACTCTCAAGGAGGCCGGATTGCAGGCCGGACTTGCGGACAACATCACCGGCGCGCTCGGCTTCATCAAGAAGTCGAAGCCGTGTCTCGTGTTTTGCCGTCCCACGTTTCAGGGCTTTGATGCCAAGGCGCTTCTTGAGCAAGCGCAGGCTATCGAAGACTTTCCGCCCGTGGTCATTTTTTCCGCCAACGGCAGCGCGGAGGAGGCGACGGCATACCTTGAACTCGGCGCACGCGACTACTGGATCGAGCCGCTCGTATGGGAAAAGATCAAGCTGGTCCTGCCCGAGGAAAAGCCTGAACCTGCGCCGGTTCCCACGCCCAAAGCGCCTGTCGCGCCTGTTGCGTCCGGTACATCTCCCATGCCCAGCCGGTTCCAGATCATCGGCCGTCATCAGGCCGTGCTCCGTGTGCTCGCCCTTGCCAAGCAGGTTGCCCGATCCAAGGCCACCGTGCTCATCTCCGGCGAATCCGGCACGGGTAAGGAAATGTTCGCCCGTTACCTGCATCACAATTCCGACCGCGCAGACAAATCCTTTGTCGCCATCAACTGCGCCGCACTGCCCGAGCATCTTCTTGAGTCCGAATTGTTTGGGCATGAAAAGGGTGCGTTTACCGGGGCCATCAACCGCAAGCTCGGTAAATTCGAACTCGCGGACGGCGGCACCATCCTGCTCGATGAAATCACCGAGATGGACCTCGGGCTTCAGGCCAAGCTGCTTCGCGTGCTTCAGGAATCCGAATTCGACCGCGTGGGCGGCGTCGAGACCGTGAATGTCGATGTCCGTGTCTTGGCCACCACCAACCGGGATATTGAGGGCACGGTCAAGGAAGGAAAATTCCGTCAGGACCTCTTCTATCGCCTCAATGTCATCCCCTTGAAGCTTCCCGCTCTCAAGGACCGTGGCGAAGACGTCGTACTGCTGGCTGAATACTTCACCAACAAATTTTGCGCTACTTACGGGCTTGGACAGCTCGCCTTTACCGAAGACGCGAAAAAATGGCTCATGTCCTATGACTGGCCCGGTAATGTCCGTGAACTCCAGAATCTCATGGAACGCGCCGTGCTGCTCGCCGGGCAGGGACCGATTCAGCCGCGTCATTTCCTCATGGGCGACGAAGAGTGGGTTCCGGATGATCTGGCCGCAGTCGATGCCGACCAACAGGCCGTCAGTGAAGCCGCGCCGCCGACATCTCCGGAGGAAGCCCTTTCCGTCATGCCTATTCATGAAATGGAAAAACGCCTTATCCTCAAGAGCCTTGAAGAGACAACGGGCAACCGGACCCGCGCCGCCGAACTCCTCGGCATTTCCGTGCGAACCCTGCGTAACAAGCTGAATGAATACAAAAAGCAGGGAGTGGAAGTGTAG
- a CDS encoding permease: MKDLNMAPQKPCACQSQGESSATAEAAPAKERSMAMMAGTGVVALAVWYAVYSQLRPFSDWLTGDVFGIDMASHLGAAVSFFLYDTPKVLMLLVLIVFFVGILRSFFTPENTRKMLAGNRQAAGNGLAALLGVATPFCSCSAVPLFVGFVTAGVPLGVTFSFLIAAPMVNEVALVLLYGLFGWKVAALYMGTGLGVAMVAGWVIGKLNMEKYLQDWVRNQLFMGGSPAQRKPTWSERMDAGVEAVKDIVGKVWLYVVLGIAVGAVIHGYVPQDFMAKIMGREAWWSVPLAVVMGIPMYTNAAGVVPIIHALIGKGAALGTALAFMMSVIALSLPEMLILKKVLKPRLIATFVGVVGCGILFVGFLFNAVL, encoded by the coding sequence ATGAAAGATTTGAATATGGCACCGCAGAAACCCTGCGCCTGCCAATCGCAGGGGGAATCCTCTGCAACGGCTGAGGCTGCTCCCGCAAAGGAGCGGTCCATGGCGATGATGGCCGGAACCGGCGTGGTCGCCCTTGCCGTCTGGTACGCGGTGTATTCCCAGCTCCGTCCGTTCTCCGACTGGCTGACCGGGGACGTCTTCGGCATCGACATGGCGTCCCATCTCGGTGCGGCAGTGAGCTTTTTCCTCTATGACACGCCCAAGGTGCTGATGCTGCTCGTGCTGATCGTGTTTTTCGTGGGCATCCTGCGTTCTTTTTTTACGCCGGAAAATACCCGCAAGATGCTGGCCGGTAACCGGCAGGCCGCGGGTAATGGGCTGGCCGCGCTGCTCGGTGTGGCCACGCCGTTCTGTTCCTGCTCCGCCGTGCCGCTGTTTGTCGGGTTCGTCACCGCAGGCGTGCCGCTCGGCGTGACATTTTCCTTTCTCATTGCCGCGCCCATGGTCAACGAGGTCGCGCTCGTCCTGCTGTACGGTCTGTTCGGCTGGAAGGTGGCCGCGCTCTACATGGGCACCGGACTCGGCGTCGCCATGGTGGCGGGCTGGGTCATCGGCAAACTGAACATGGAAAAGTATCTTCAGGACTGGGTACGCAACCAGTTGTTCATGGGCGGTTCCCCGGCGCAGCGCAAACCCACATGGTCCGAGCGCATGGACGCCGGAGTCGAGGCCGTCAAGGATATCGTGGGCAAGGTCTGGTTGTACGTGGTGCTCGGCATTGCCGTGGGCGCGGTCATTCACGGCTATGTGCCGCAGGATTTCATGGCGAAGATTATGGGCCGCGAAGCATGGTGGTCCGTGCCGCTGGCGGTTGTCATGGGCATTCCCATGTACACCAATGCCGCCGGTGTCGTGCCGATCATTCATGCCCTTATCGGCAAGGGTGCGGCTCTGGGTACGGCCCTCGCCTTCATGATGTCGGTCATTGCCCTGTCCCTGCCTGAAATGCTGATTCTCAAGAAGGTGCTCAAGCCTCGGCTTATCGCCACCTTTGTCGGCGTGGTCGGCTGCGGCATCCTGTTCGTGGGATTTTTGTTTAACGCCGTTCTGTAA
- a CDS encoding transcription antitermination factor NusB — protein MKARSPKPLPPARRVALEALFRCLQGKQDIQAALDTALSSGSIDPRDVGLATELCYGYLRLKGRIEYVLSRFLKDPGKLPPKMRLAMGVAVYEILYLDKVPVYASVDWAVEFSKTKPGARLSGLFNAVLRRVSELGDTAHDPDYYREGVSKPEFITRWYSCPQWLTDLWQRAYGEETALLYLEAQLHAPAMGINLYGHPDADEIYADLAGIPEVLDIEGMSFALPAGTSFEEEPEPPLERQSFAARQALEALDPASWDTPVWDACAGRGGKTRILREKGLDVFASDPHKGRLAALRRAMPDVPTFEANAATAEPPQKPGTILLDLPCSGLGVLSRRPDTKWKRTTRDLDDLQKLQEEILDNAAEQVQPGGRIAVITCTLNPEENEGMVRRFLDSHPGAELEKEWTTPADSPLNEFFYAALLRVK, from the coding sequence ATGAAAGCACGTTCCCCAAAGCCCCTTCCTCCGGCGAGGCGGGTGGCGCTCGAAGCACTTTTTCGTTGCCTGCAAGGCAAACAGGACATCCAGGCCGCCCTGGATACAGCCCTCTCGTCCGGGTCCATCGACCCACGCGACGTCGGGTTGGCCACAGAACTCTGTTACGGCTACCTCCGCCTCAAGGGACGCATTGAGTACGTCCTCTCGCGATTCCTCAAGGACCCCGGCAAGCTGCCCCCGAAAATGCGGCTCGCCATGGGCGTGGCCGTGTATGAGATTCTCTACCTCGACAAGGTGCCGGTCTACGCCAGCGTGGACTGGGCCGTGGAATTTTCCAAGACCAAACCGGGAGCCCGCCTTTCCGGACTGTTCAACGCGGTCCTGCGGCGCGTTTCCGAACTCGGCGACACTGCCCATGATCCGGACTACTACCGCGAAGGCGTGTCCAAACCGGAATTCATCACCCGCTGGTACTCCTGCCCGCAATGGCTTACCGATCTCTGGCAACGAGCCTACGGCGAGGAAACCGCCCTCCTGTATCTGGAGGCGCAACTCCATGCCCCGGCCATGGGCATCAATCTGTACGGCCATCCGGACGCTGACGAGATCTACGCCGATCTCGCAGGGATTCCCGAAGTTCTCGACATCGAAGGCATGAGCTTCGCCCTGCCCGCAGGAACCTCTTTTGAAGAAGAACCGGAACCGCCGCTGGAACGGCAGTCCTTTGCTGCACGGCAGGCGCTTGAGGCGCTTGATCCGGCCTCATGGGACACCCCCGTCTGGGATGCCTGCGCCGGTCGCGGCGGCAAAACCCGCATCCTGCGTGAAAAGGGACTCGACGTCTTTGCCTCGGACCCGCACAAGGGCCGCCTTGCCGCCCTGCGGCGGGCCATGCCCGACGTACCCACGTTCGAGGCCAATGCAGCCACTGCCGAGCCGCCGCAGAAACCCGGCACCATCCTGCTCGATCTGCCCTGTTCCGGTCTCGGCGTGCTTTCCCGCCGCCCTGACACCAAGTGGAAACGGACAACCCGCGACCTCGACGACCTGCAAAAGCTTCAGGAAGAAATTCTCGACAATGCCGCCGAGCAGGTGCAACCGGGCGGGCGCATCGCCGTCATCACCTGCACCCTCAATCCCGAGGAAAACGAAGGCATGGTCAGGCGATTCCTCGATTCCCATCCGGGAGCCGAACTGGAAAAGGAATGGACCACCCCGGCAGATTCACCGCTGAACGAATTCTTTTACGCGGCTCTGCTGCGGGTAAAATAA
- a CDS encoding HAMP domain-containing sensor histidine kinase, whose amino-acid sequence MTPDDPTIADEKYTCFSDEERLDYMEERIREKLEDYDGYDFSMRQVRALSIFFDLAQEMRGRDMFYAVCMMIPRVLFDLESRIYILEEEDTFVLGGTTTDDCYLEPTRTWDDELTDHVVRSKDTLYIPIFCNPKYVEMLPFEPPHNIIGNFVIRPCGSLAGHDQLFLEKYVNRIGFQLHHRIIRARNREHIQFIKSMVQDIGHNVIVPNMFFKLYFNRLKRQIEDLHVSTERVLTMMSGSDDADWIREGNQLARTASAIEAQYQEIYSHYEITSMFLETLLRRRHFEEGRYVLQKHEVNLFTSVLRPQLERYSQSFEERGIEVSVADGTSQDQMVRLVMDRGLIAQVYANFFSNAVKYTEEGELPDGRTGKFVSYGWQILKDFFAKDHPAIKLWVTSSGPPLELEDPLKVFQPGFRAGNVARESGTGRGLYFVRQVVELHDGTVGYRHNEFGNEFYFILPFEQEEER is encoded by the coding sequence ATGACCCCTGACGATCCGACCATTGCCGATGAAAAGTATACCTGTTTTTCCGACGAGGAGCGCCTTGACTACATGGAGGAGCGCATCCGGGAAAAGCTTGAGGATTATGACGGGTATGACTTTTCCATGCGGCAGGTGCGCGCTTTGAGTATTTTCTTTGATCTCGCGCAGGAAATGCGGGGGCGGGACATGTTCTACGCCGTGTGCATGATGATTCCCCGCGTGCTGTTCGATCTGGAGAGTCGCATCTACATCCTTGAGGAAGAAGATACTTTCGTCCTTGGCGGCACCACCACCGATGACTGCTATCTGGAGCCGACCCGAACCTGGGACGACGAGTTGACCGACCATGTGGTACGGTCAAAGGACACTTTGTACATTCCCATTTTTTGCAATCCCAAATATGTGGAGATGCTCCCGTTTGAACCGCCGCACAACATCATCGGGAATTTTGTCATCCGTCCGTGCGGATCCCTGGCCGGTCATGATCAGCTTTTTCTGGAAAAATACGTCAATCGCATCGGCTTTCAGTTGCATCATCGTATCATCCGCGCCCGGAATCGTGAGCATATTCAGTTCATCAAATCCATGGTGCAGGACATCGGTCATAACGTCATTGTCCCGAACATGTTCTTCAAGCTCTATTTCAATAGGCTGAAACGCCAGATCGAGGACCTGCATGTTTCCACTGAGCGGGTCCTGACCATGATGAGCGGGAGCGATGATGCCGACTGGATTCGTGAAGGCAACCAGCTTGCCCGGACCGCGTCGGCCATTGAGGCGCAGTATCAGGAAATTTACAGCCACTACGAGATCACGTCCATGTTTCTCGAAACCCTGCTGCGGCGCAGGCATTTCGAGGAGGGGCGTTATGTCCTGCAAAAACATGAAGTCAATCTTTTCACCAGTGTGCTCAGGCCGCAGCTTGAACGATACAGCCAGAGTTTTGAGGAGCGCGGTATCGAGGTCTCGGTCGCGGACGGTACGTCGCAGGACCAGATGGTCCGGCTCGTCATGGACAGGGGGCTTATTGCCCAAGTGTATGCGAATTTCTTTTCCAATGCGGTCAAGTACACCGAGGAAGGCGAACTTCCGGACGGGCGTACCGGAAAATTCGTTTCATACGGCTGGCAGATTCTGAAAGACTTCTTTGCCAAGGATCACCCGGCCATCAAGCTGTGGGTGACGTCTTCGGGGCCGCCTCTTGAACTGGAGGACCCGCTGAAAGTCTTCCAGCCCGGTTTTCGGGCCGGGAACGTGGCCCGGGAAAGCGGTACGGGCCGGGGGCTGTACTTCGTGCGGCAGGTGGTGGAACTCCATGACGGCACCGTGGGGTATCGCCACAACGAGTTCGGCAACGAGTTCTACTTCATCCTGCCGTTCGAGCAGGAGGAGGAGAGATAG
- a CDS encoding metalloregulator ArsR/SmtB family transcription factor, which produces MATVLILNEQRNMARAEVFKALGHPARLAMVDALRDGDKCVCDLRELVDLDMSTVSKHLSVLKRAGIVEGRKQGNWVWYSLNLGCLDTFLGCLDGFLDGRATS; this is translated from the coding sequence ATGGCAACTGTACTCATATTGAATGAACAACGGAACATGGCGCGCGCCGAGGTGTTCAAGGCGCTGGGGCATCCGGCACGGCTCGCCATGGTGGATGCGCTGCGCGATGGTGACAAGTGCGTGTGCGACCTGCGTGAACTGGTTGATCTGGACATGTCCACCGTGTCCAAGCACCTGTCCGTGCTCAAGCGTGCCGGAATCGTGGAAGGCCGCAAGCAGGGCAACTGGGTCTGGTATTCCCTGAATCTTGGTTGCCTCGATACATTTCTTGGTTGTCTGGACGGCTTTCTGGATGGTCGGGCAACCTCATAA
- a CDS encoding TAXI family TRAP transporter solute-binding subunit, whose product MTRRHLTFALSAMFTLLLILGCSSEQNANNNQADSDAHKKQYLAFGGGPTGGTFNFFANKMASLISEKNTWLEVSPKGSGGSAENLRSLNKNGVDLGIVYSGDAFLGRVGKLPDDPTRYTDVSMLSFLYGAPAQLIVRKDSGIDSPDDLKGKAIAIGNPGSGAALSAERFFRHLGLWDSITPQYLGYSQAAADFAIRKIDAFWVLVGYPNSAVVEAATNSPVKLLDLHAAAAESGFYDTYPFYSPVEIPADTYTGQTDDVATFQDSSLWCASKRLDNDIVYQCLKAVYSGTGLEALVAAHKAASSMSVDNGLYGASIPLHPGAVRFWKEKGLEIPPKLLP is encoded by the coding sequence ATGACACGACGCCATCTAACCTTTGCCTTGTCGGCAATGTTCACACTGCTGCTGATCCTCGGCTGCTCGTCAGAGCAGAACGCCAACAATAATCAGGCCGACTCCGACGCACACAAGAAACAATACCTCGCCTTTGGCGGCGGGCCCACGGGCGGAACCTTCAATTTCTTCGCCAACAAGATGGCCAGCCTCATTTCCGAGAAAAACACATGGCTCGAAGTCTCTCCCAAAGGGTCCGGCGGATCAGCAGAAAACCTGCGTTCCCTGAACAAGAACGGCGTGGACCTCGGCATTGTCTATTCCGGTGACGCCTTTCTTGGCAGAGTCGGCAAGCTGCCCGACGATCCCACCCGGTATACCGATGTCTCCATGCTCTCCTTTCTGTACGGGGCTCCGGCGCAATTAATCGTACGCAAGGATTCAGGCATCGATTCACCCGACGATCTCAAGGGAAAAGCAATCGCCATCGGCAACCCCGGTTCCGGTGCAGCACTTTCTGCCGAACGATTTTTCCGGCACCTCGGCCTGTGGGACAGCATAACGCCTCAATATCTCGGCTATTCACAGGCCGCAGCGGATTTCGCAATTCGAAAAATCGACGCTTTCTGGGTACTTGTCGGTTATCCCAACTCCGCCGTGGTCGAAGCGGCCACCAATTCACCCGTCAAGCTGCTCGACCTGCATGCCGCGGCAGCAGAGTCCGGCTTCTACGACACCTATCCGTTCTACTCCCCTGTCGAAATTCCGGCCGACACCTATACAGGCCAGACAGATGACGTGGCCACATTTCAGGACTCCTCACTCTGGTGCGCCAGCAAACGACTCGACAATGACATTGTCTACCAATGCCTGAAAGCCGTCTATTCCGGCACAGGCCTCGAAGCTCTTGTCGCCGCCCACAAGGCAGCGTCAAGCATGAGCGTGGACAACGGCCTCTACGGCGCATCCATTCCGCTTCATCCCGGCGCGGTCAGATTCTGGAAAGAAAAGGGACTGGAGATTCCGCCCAAACTGCTACCCTGA
- the recQ gene encoding DNA helicase RecQ, producing the protein MSSPREILRTVFGFDDFIGLQEPIIENALAGGDSLVLMPTGGGKSLCYQIPSILRQGVGVCVSPLIALMQDQVQGLTQMGVRAACLNSSLDPQTAWEVEQQLEHGQLDLVYVAPERLCKPGFLDFLERCNPCLFAIDEAHCVSQWGHDFRPEYMQLSVIQERFPHVPRLALTATADEPTQRDIVKNLRLDRAQVFATGFDRPNITYTVLPKKNPQRMLLRFIKENHPGEAGIVYRLSRKKVEKTAEFLSKNGLTALPYHAGLSKQERYQNQERFMREEGVIMVATVAFGMGVDKPNVRFVCHLEPPKSLEAYHQETGRGGRDGLPASAWMCFGMQDIAILRSMIEAGEADGTRKRIEHTKLNSLFAFLETAGCRRQSLLAYFGEHIAPCGNCDNCLRPVDTWDGTVVAQKALSNIFRTEQRFGANYLAQVLIGKATDRVRQFGHDRVSTFGIGTELSQEEWKSVYRQLLGAGLISVDMERYSVLTLNEQSWPVLKGEQQVRLRTDPVIPRQTKKKKTKAAVASDVLTNWETEALFDALRDLRLKISEEQGVPPYAILPDRTLLEMVRYRPEDMETMACMSGMGEVKLGRFGKIFLNSLDLHAEKYGRPPNLPPVPMERAERREKQKQKKKEFSGTAQESLDLFRELGDVDAVAERRGLKPASIWKHLGQAAQFGKIDYRKVVNLPDEDIELIRTTCLTFKQKGILAMSPVFEALEGKYPYEILRLIRACAK; encoded by the coding sequence ATGTCATCACCCCGCGAAATACTCCGTACCGTTTTTGGCTTTGACGACTTCATCGGATTGCAGGAACCGATCATTGAAAACGCGCTGGCTGGCGGCGACTCACTGGTGCTGATGCCCACGGGCGGCGGCAAGTCGCTGTGCTATCAGATTCCGTCGATCCTGCGGCAGGGAGTGGGGGTCTGTGTCTCGCCGCTGATCGCGCTGATGCAGGATCAGGTGCAGGGGCTGACACAGATGGGCGTGCGGGCGGCGTGCCTGAACTCGTCGCTCGATCCGCAGACCGCATGGGAAGTGGAACAGCAGCTCGAACACGGCCAGCTCGACCTCGTGTACGTGGCACCGGAGCGGCTCTGCAAACCGGGCTTTCTCGACTTTCTGGAGCGGTGCAATCCATGCCTTTTCGCCATTGACGAAGCGCACTGCGTTTCCCAGTGGGGGCACGATTTCCGCCCGGAATACATGCAGCTTTCCGTGATTCAGGAGCGGTTTCCCCATGTCCCGAGACTGGCCCTGACAGCCACGGCAGACGAACCCACGCAGCGGGATATCGTCAAGAACCTGCGCCTTGACCGGGCACAGGTCTTTGCCACGGGATTCGACCGCCCGAACATCACCTACACGGTGCTGCCCAAGAAGAATCCCCAGCGCATGCTGCTGCGGTTCATCAAGGAAAATCATCCGGGCGAAGCCGGAATCGTGTATCGCCTGAGCCGGAAAAAAGTCGAAAAAACAGCGGAATTTCTCTCCAAGAACGGACTGACCGCCCTGCCGTACCATGCGGGCCTGTCCAAGCAGGAACGGTATCAGAATCAAGAACGGTTCATGCGCGAGGAAGGCGTCATCATGGTGGCAACCGTGGCCTTCGGCATGGGCGTGGACAAGCCCAACGTGCGCTTTGTCTGCCATCTGGAGCCGCCCAAGAGCCTTGAAGCGTACCATCAGGAAACAGGGCGCGGCGGGCGCGACGGACTCCCGGCCTCGGCATGGATGTGTTTCGGCATGCAGGATATCGCCATCCTGCGCTCCATGATCGAAGCGGGCGAGGCGGACGGAACCCGCAAGCGCATCGAACACACCAAACTCAATTCGCTGTTCGCGTTTCTTGAAACCGCGGGATGCCGCCGCCAGTCCCTGCTGGCCTATTTCGGTGAGCACATCGCCCCCTGCGGCAACTGCGACAACTGCCTGCGCCCCGTGGACACATGGGACGGCACCGTGGTCGCGCAAAAAGCGCTCTCCAACATCTTCCGGACCGAGCAGCGATTCGGTGCCAACTATCTGGCACAGGTGCTCATCGGCAAGGCCACCGACCGCGTCCGGCAGTTCGGGCACGACCGGGTCTCCACATTCGGCATCGGCACGGAGCTGTCGCAGGAAGAATGGAAATCGGTGTACCGGCAATTGCTCGGCGCTGGACTGATTTCGGTGGACATGGAGCGGTACAGCGTCCTGACCCTCAACGAACAGTCATGGCCCGTGCTCAAGGGCGAGCAGCAGGTGCGGCTCCGCACCGACCCCGTCATTCCGCGCCAGACGAAAAAGAAAAAGACCAAGGCCGCCGTTGCCAGCGACGTGCTGACCAACTGGGAAACCGAAGCCCTTTTCGACGCCCTGCGCGACCTGCGCCTGAAGATTTCCGAGGAGCAGGGCGTGCCGCCCTACGCCATCCTCCCGGACCGCACGCTCCTTGAAATGGTCCGCTACCGCCCGGAAGACATGGAGACCATGGCCTGCATGTCCGGCATGGGCGAGGTCAAGCTGGGCCGCTTCGGAAAGATATTTCTCAACAGCCTCGACCTGCACGCCGAGAAATACGGACGTCCGCCGAACCTCCCGCCGGTCCCGATGGAACGGGCCGAACGCCGAGAAAAGCAGAAGCAGAAAAAGAAGGAATTCTCCGGCACCGCGCAGGAATCGCTCGACCTTTTCCGCGAACTCGGCGACGTGGATGCCGTGGCCGAGCGCCGGGGCCTCAAGCCCGCGTCCATCTGGAAACATCTCGGACAGGCCGCGCAATTCGGCAAGATCGACTACCGCAAGGTGGTCAACCTGCCGGACGAGGACATCGAGCTGATCCGCACCACCTGCCTTACGTTCAAGCAGAAAGGCATTCTGGCCATGTCGCCGGTCTTCGAAGCGCTGGAAGGCAAGTATCCATACGAGATATTGCGCCTTATCCGGGCATGTGCGAAATAG
- a CDS encoding DMT family transporter: protein MNLSLTPGVRHMLLGTFLFSIGSLLIKLAGERVPTTEILFVRGVIGIGFCWCLVRRAGIGMFGKRRFMLAARGIIGFTSLFTEFYAIIHLPLADATAILFVHPVVVAVLAWLTMGERLSAKSMAAVAMSLTGVAVVCRPGFLFGAGGSHLDPLALAVALGGVLFTAVAILTVRSLAKTEHPAVVMLYPPLIITAVSPLFAAGWVNPTVTEWAMLLGVALFMNAGQYFMTRGYAIESAARISAISCLEIVFAAIWGISFLSEIPDVWVVSGGLLIVMGTLIIGHDGPSEQASQES, encoded by the coding sequence ATGAATCTTTCCCTGACTCCGGGCGTACGGCACATGCTGCTCGGTACCTTTCTGTTTTCCATAGGCTCGCTGCTCATCAAGCTGGCAGGGGAGCGCGTGCCCACGACTGAGATCCTGTTCGTGCGGGGTGTCATCGGCATCGGTTTCTGCTGGTGTCTCGTGCGTCGGGCAGGTATCGGCATGTTCGGCAAACGGCGGTTCATGCTTGCCGCACGCGGCATCATAGGATTCACCTCGCTGTTTACCGAATTTTACGCCATCATTCACCTCCCGCTTGCCGACGCCACTGCCATCCTGTTCGTCCATCCGGTGGTGGTCGCTGTTCTTGCGTGGCTGACCATGGGGGAAAGGCTCAGCGCGAAAAGCATGGCGGCCGTGGCCATGAGCCTGACAGGAGTGGCGGTCGTCTGCCGTCCGGGATTCCTGTTCGGGGCGGGAGGTTCACATCTGGACCCGCTCGCATTGGCCGTGGCTCTTGGTGGTGTGCTGTTTACCGCTGTGGCCATTCTCACCGTACGCAGCCTTGCCAAGACCGAGCATCCCGCAGTGGTCATGCTGTATCCGCCGCTGATCATCACGGCTGTTTCGCCCCTCTTTGCCGCAGGCTGGGTCAATCCCACCGTGACGGAATGGGCCATGCTCCTTGGAGTGGCGCTGTTCATGAACGCGGGGCAGTACTTCATGACCCGTGGCTACGCCATCGAATCCGCTGCCCGCATCAGCGCGATCAGTTGCCTTGAAATCGTGTTCGCCGCCATCTGGGGCATCTCGTTCCTGAGTGAAATACCCGACGTCTGGGTCGTGTCCGGCGGCCTGCTCATCGTGATGGGCACCCTCATCATCGGGCATGACGGGCCGTCTGAACAGGCGAGTCAGGAAAGTTGA
- a CDS encoding AI-2E family transporter — translation MFASDKPYTFDSVVRMVLGLTFFVGLIWLLGFLSSALVPFVTALLLAYLINPFTTWIQGIIKSRGLAVLLSMLALVGVIGGAIWLVVPMMVAEFSHMGRVLTDLASNAEFANRVQAYLPDDLWKWVQDAAQNKEIQDFFTSDGAVGTAKAVMSKMVPGITGVLKGTANLLAGLLGFGIILLYTIFLLADFGRIQESWQNYLPAKYRESTVSFLKEFERTMSLYFRGQVTVALLVGVLMSIGFVIIGLPLAVVLGMLIGILNIAPYLGTLGIIPAVFLAALSSLEAGQAPWVGIGLALLVICVVQVIQDGILVPKIQGESLGLSPWMILLALSVWGKLLGFLGLLIALPMTCLCLSYYRRMLAERENSENTHQTT, via the coding sequence ATGTTCGCATCCGACAAGCCCTATACGTTCGACAGCGTGGTCCGCATGGTCCTCGGCCTGACCTTCTTCGTCGGCCTCATCTGGCTGCTCGGGTTTCTCTCCAGCGCGCTGGTGCCGTTCGTCACCGCGCTCCTGCTCGCCTACCTGATCAACCCGTTCACCACATGGATTCAGGGCATCATCAAAAGCCGGGGACTGGCCGTCCTTCTCTCCATGCTCGCTCTGGTCGGCGTCATCGGCGGGGCCATATGGCTCGTCGTTCCCATGATGGTCGCTGAATTTTCACACATGGGGCGCGTGCTCACCGATCTCGCAAGCAACGCGGAATTCGCAAACAGGGTACAGGCCTACCTGCCGGACGATCTCTGGAAATGGGTGCAGGACGCCGCGCAGAACAAGGAAATTCAGGATTTCTTCACCAGCGACGGCGCAGTCGGTACAGCCAAGGCCGTCATGAGCAAGATGGTGCCCGGAATCACGGGCGTGCTCAAGGGAACCGCCAATCTCCTCGCAGGACTGTTGGGATTCGGAATCATCCTGCTCTACACGATCTTCCTGCTCGCCGACTTCGGCAGAATTCAGGAATCATGGCAGAACTACCTGCCCGCAAAGTACCGCGAAAGCACGGTCAGTTTTCTCAAGGAATTCGAGCGGACCATGAGCCTGTATTTCCGGGGACAGGTGACCGTGGCCCTGCTCGTGGGCGTACTGATGTCCATCGGCTTCGTCATCATCGGGCTGCCGCTGGCCGTGGTCCTCGGCATGCTCATCGGCATCCTGAACATCGCACCGTATCTCGGCACGCTCGGCATCATCCCGGCAGTATTCCTTGCCGCGCTCAGTTCACTCGAAGCGGGGCAAGCTCCATGGGTCGGCATCGGCCTCGCCCTGCTGGTGATCTGCGTGGTGCAGGTCATTCAGGACGGCATTCTCGTCCCCAAAATTCAAGGCGAAAGCCTCGGCCTGTCTCCGTGGATGATCCTGCTGGCTCTCTCGGTGTGGGGCAAACTGCTCGGATTCCTCGGCCTGCTCATCGCCCTGCCCATGACATGCCTCTGCCTGTCATATTACAGACGTATGCTGGCGGAACGGGAAAATTCGGAAAATACGCACCAGACGACCTGA